A single region of the Planctomycetota bacterium genome encodes:
- a CDS encoding DUF3786 domain-containing protein has translation MQNPYETSYKLACEKLAQLDLADVAFNSSARLADGILSIELLGETFIISAESGSASGGKDRGKNIVTSSGREPKISEKILLLHYLVTADGSPLTREEATLEHIPGAAFYYPTYKARSIDLIVRRFAAAPAGFIKAVQSIGFNLTREGRQYRFKSLVLPNVPLSFVLWESDNSPEPAIETLKVLYDTGITHYLPLEDIIIITEIIAHRIIKSGAEVSYLK, from the coding sequence ATGCAGAATCCCTACGAAACGTCATACAAACTGGCCTGCGAAAAGCTGGCCCAGCTGGATTTGGCTGACGTGGCCTTTAACAGCAGCGCCAGGCTGGCTGACGGCATATTATCTATTGAACTGCTGGGCGAGACCTTTATAATTTCCGCCGAAAGCGGATCCGCCTCTGGCGGAAAAGACCGGGGCAAAAACATAGTTACTTCTTCCGGCCGGGAGCCAAAAATCAGCGAGAAGATCCTGCTCCTGCATTATCTGGTTACGGCCGACGGCTCACCGCTCACCCGGGAGGAGGCCACCCTGGAACATATCCCGGGCGCGGCATTCTATTATCCCACCTACAAGGCGCGCAGTATCGACCTGATTGTCAGGAGATTTGCCGCAGCGCCGGCCGGATTCATCAAGGCTGTGCAGAGTATCGGATTTAACCTGACCCGGGAAGGGCGGCAATATCGGTTTAAGTCACTGGTCCTGCCCAATGTGCCACTGTCTTTTGTGCTCTGGGAATCGGATAACTCACCAGAGCCGGCAATCGAGACTCTTAAGGTGCTCTACGACACCGGCATTACCCATTACCTGCCTTTGGAAGACATAATTATCATTACCGAAATTATTGCCCACCGGATAATCAAGTCAGGCGCTGAGGTCAGCTATCTGAAATAA
- a CDS encoding RluA family pseudouridine synthase yields the protein MKYSIAFEDDYLLVVDKSSGLLVIPTPKGETNTLTDLLNNYLASKYPGQNIKAHPCHRLDRETSGLILYAKGKAMQQKVMDQFHQKQVGKKYLAFVQGRPKKQTGFINYRLEGNEAGTKYQVVKYYPAGYSLLEVEPVTGRTNQIRLHFKMIGHPVVGERKFAFAKDYPVKAKRLMLHSSFISLVHPNTNEPVSFSSNLPADMLSFNA from the coding sequence ATGAAATATTCCATCGCCTTTGAAGACGATTACCTGCTGGTCGTGGACAAATCATCCGGGCTGCTGGTCATCCCCACGCCCAAGGGTGAAACGAACACCCTAACCGACCTGTTAAATAACTATCTGGCGTCCAAATACCCGGGGCAGAATATCAAGGCCCATCCCTGCCACCGCCTGGACCGGGAAACCTCAGGCCTGATATTATACGCCAAAGGCAAGGCAATGCAACAAAAAGTGATGGACCAGTTCCACCAGAAACAGGTGGGCAAGAAATATCTGGCCTTTGTCCAGGGCCGCCCCAAGAAACAAACCGGATTCATCAATTACAGGCTGGAAGGCAACGAGGCCGGCACCAAATATCAGGTGGTAAAATATTACCCGGCCGGATATTCACTGCTGGAAGTGGAGCCGGTTACCGGCCGAACCAACCAAATTCGCCTGCATTTCAAGATGATCGGCCATCCGGTGGTGGGCGAGCGCAAGTTTGCCTTTGCCAAGGATTATCCGGTCAAGGCCAAGCGGCTGATGCTCCACTCATCCTTTATTTCCCTGGTTCATCCGAACACCAATGAACCGGTGAGTTTTAGTAGCAATCTGCCGGCCGATATGCTATCATTCAACGCATGA
- a CDS encoding LptF/LptG family permease — MIIQRYVIREWLINLMIVTTVLLAVILLIVPFFQFQKYTALDEEFVFKVLPYFVPISLVYIIPLAVLLASLFVFGRLAEDNELLAMKSSGISLGRITRPILYLTVILSIGVILINTRLIPYCHSQTRQLTISVFEKRLFSGSRGADEIKLPDGKITYANYDNGIFESVRLLKFGQKKEDLTEELSAQKGKFKIDEDKAELALDLDKVYITRWEKGAATGKERTIPHLVPADRMIYKMDVSTLFAPSRRNLASLTDSELDEMLIQYKDNPTKTRQVLFSKYQRYASGLTPLIFALIGIPIGVLIRKGSKVAGIGISMLVVFVGYYPLTMFSNLLGVKKTVIPVIASVWLGNIIIGLAALALVYYIIKNDK, encoded by the coding sequence ATGATTATTCAGAGATACGTTATCCGGGAATGGCTGATAAATCTCATGATAGTTACCACGGTCCTGCTGGCTGTGATTCTGCTGATAGTCCCGTTCTTCCAGTTCCAGAAGTATACGGCTCTGGATGAGGAATTCGTCTTCAAGGTCCTGCCGTATTTTGTGCCTATTTCGCTGGTCTATATCATTCCGCTGGCCGTATTGCTGGCCAGTTTATTCGTCTTCGGCCGGCTGGCCGAGGACAATGAATTGCTGGCCATGAAATCATCCGGCATTTCGCTGGGCCGGATAACCCGGCCAATATTATACCTGACCGTTATCCTATCCATCGGGGTAATCCTGATAAACACCCGGCTCATCCCCTACTGCCATTCCCAGACCAGGCAGTTGACTATTTCGGTGTTTGAGAAACGGCTGTTCTCCGGTTCCCGCGGGGCGGACGAGATAAAACTGCCGGACGGCAAGATTACCTATGCGAACTATGATAACGGGATTTTCGAGTCGGTCCGCCTGCTCAAGTTCGGCCAGAAAAAAGAGGATTTGACCGAGGAGCTCTCGGCCCAAAAAGGCAAGTTCAAAATTGACGAAGACAAGGCCGAACTCGCGCTGGACCTAGACAAAGTCTATATCACCCGCTGGGAAAAAGGCGCCGCGACAGGCAAAGAACGAACCATACCGCATCTGGTGCCGGCCGACCGGATGATTTACAAGATGGACGTCTCCACCCTGTTTGCCCCGTCCCGCCGAAACCTGGCCAGTTTAACCGACAGCGAGCTGGATGAAATGCTCATCCAGTATAAAGACAATCCCACCAAAACCCGGCAGGTCCTGTTCAGCAAATACCAGCGCTATGCCAGCGGCCTGACGCCGCTGATCTTCGCCCTGATCGGCATTCCCATCGGCGTGTTAATCCGCAAGGGCTCCAAAGTAGCCGGCATCGGCATCAGCATGCTGGTCGTCTTTGTCGGCTATTATCCGCTGACCATGTTTTCCAACCTGCTGGGCGTGAAAAAAACCGTTATTCCGGTCATAGCCTCGGTCTGGCTGGGCAATATTATTATCGGACTGGCCGCCCTGGCTTTGGTTTACTACATAATCAAGAATGATAAATAA
- a CDS encoding LptF/LptG family permease, with amino-acid sequence MINKLLLSGPYSYIRKLDYYVLKAFLFALTISILALLGLYIVIHFFTNISDFIEITQQEVFIFIPRYYLIRLPIILYKLIPIMMLIAVMIAVSRLMKTRELIAMLSAGIGIHRIVLPIFIAVLFIIGIMYFVNEVVTPYLGKYLTITEKILKSEGSDRFLIRQARSAASSEGPASTYQFTIKKYDYVKQTMHSIWVNQYDPESNLMAQIIAERAEWTEKKLPGWMFYHGTFYSYDNTGRRKSLPRSFQGEGFLLSCDLTPRSIEKVEETSAYMNSRQLGNLITLQPNNRALQVQYYSKLTDPLIVLILIFLGLPFALARKNQNFFTGIGICLMASLGFFMVKFLFEGFGNKGIMPPLLAVTLPLIIFAALGIILARRIRT; translated from the coding sequence ATGATAAATAAACTGCTGCTGTCCGGGCCTTATTCATACATCCGGAAACTGGATTATTATGTCCTGAAAGCTTTCCTGTTCGCGCTGACCATCTCCATCCTGGCCCTGCTGGGCTTATATATCGTGATTCACTTTTTCACCAATATCAGCGACTTCATCGAGATTACCCAACAGGAGGTTTTTATCTTCATTCCCAGGTATTATCTCATCCGGCTGCCGATAATCCTGTATAAACTCATCCCGATAATGATGCTCATTGCGGTGATGATCGCCGTTTCCCGCCTGATGAAAACCCGGGAACTGATCGCCATGCTCTCGGCCGGCATCGGCATCCACCGTATCGTCCTGCCCATCTTTATCGCCGTGTTGTTTATCATCGGCATAATGTATTTTGTCAACGAGGTGGTCACGCCGTATCTGGGCAAGTACCTGACCATCACGGAAAAGATTCTCAAGTCCGAAGGCTCGGACCGGTTCCTCATCCGCCAGGCCCGCTCGGCCGCCTCATCAGAAGGGCCGGCATCAACCTACCAGTTTACCATAAAGAAATACGACTATGTAAAACAAACGATGCATTCCATCTGGGTGAATCAGTATGACCCGGAGAGCAACCTGATGGCCCAGATTATCGCGGAACGGGCCGAGTGGACGGAAAAGAAGCTCCCGGGCTGGATGTTTTACCACGGGACGTTTTATTCGTATGACAATACCGGGCGCCGCAAGTCGCTGCCCCGGTCCTTTCAGGGCGAGGGCTTCCTGCTTTCCTGCGACCTGACTCCGCGCTCCATAGAAAAGGTCGAGGAGACCTCGGCCTATATGAACTCTCGCCAGCTGGGCAATCTCATTACCCTGCAGCCCAACAACCGCGCCCTGCAGGTCCAGTATTACTCCAAGCTGACCGATCCGCTGATTGTCCTGATACTGATATTCCTGGGCCTGCCGTTTGCCCTGGCCCGGAAAAACCAGAATTTCTTTACCGGCATCGGCATCTGCCTGATGGCCAGCCTGGGATTCTTCATGGTGAAATTCCTGTTCGAGGGATTCGGCAACAAGGGCATCATGCCGCCCCTGTTGGCCGTAACATTACCCTTGATAATATTCGCCGCGCTTGGTATAATATTAGCCAGAAGGATTCGTACTTAG